The Diprion similis isolate iyDipSimi1 chromosome 11, iyDipSimi1.1, whole genome shotgun sequence genome includes a region encoding these proteins:
- the LOC124412494 gene encoding 60S ribosomal protein L39, translating into MSAHKTFIVKRKLAKKLKQNRPIPQWVRMRTGNTIRYNAKRRHWRRTKLKL; encoded by the exons ATG tCGGCACACAAAACCTTTATCGTCAAGCGAAAGCTTGctaaaaaattgaagcagAACCGGCCCATTCCACAATGGGTCAGAATGCGAACAGGCAACACAATTCG ATACAACGCAAAGAGGCGTCATTGGAGGAGAACAAAGTTGAAATTGTAA
- the LOC124412493 gene encoding 39S ribosomal protein L22, mitochondrial: MSVTLVSSDCFYVGLRMCTRWLGAATRSINKQCILLDASRTTGASFPNEFHTTATKATNSSKPSHWLQYNKKIYPPQAPDEEPRKAFVCHMKSNIKYPPKKMWYVAVLVRGMTVDEAVKQLSFVLKKGAEAVKETILEAQQMAVEQHNVEFKSNLWVAESFVGKGLVIKGLRRHARGRPGVIHYRYSHYYVRLEEGKPPENYYLPAPKSKQEMLDDWLTQMRKRKITSSL; encoded by the exons ATGTCCGTTACGCTAGTATCTTCAGACTGTTTCTACGTA GGGCTCAGGATGTGCACTCGGTGGCTCGGTGCAGCCACAAGATCAATCAATAAACAATGCATTCTGCTTGATGCTAGTAGAACAACTGGCGCATCATTTCCAAATGAGTTTCACACGACTGCAACAAAGGCTACAAACTCATCAAAACCTTCGCATTGGCTACAGTATAACAAAAAGATTTACCCCCCTCAAGCTCCCGACGAAGAACCAAGAAAAGCA TTTGTTTGCCACATGAAATCAAACATCAAGTACCCTCCTAAAAAAATGTGGTACGTAGCTGTACTCGTTAGGGGAATGACTGTCGATGAGGCTGTAAAACAATTGAgtttcgttttgaaaaaaggaGCTGAGGCTGTGAAAGAAACTATTCTCGAAGCACAGCAGATGGCTGTGGAACAACACAATGTTGAATTCAAGAGTAATCTGTGGGTTG ctgAATCCTTTGTTGGCAAAGGATTAGTGATCAAGGGTCTTCGAAGACACGCCAGGGGCCGGCCAGGTGTGATACACTACAGGTATTCTCATTACTACGTCAGATTAGAAGAGGGAAAACCACCTGAGAATTACTACCTTCCGGCACCGAAAAGCAAGCAAGAAATGCTCGATGACTGGCTAACACAAATGCGAAAACGCAAGATCACGTCTTCTCTATGA